One genomic segment of Stigmatopora argus isolate UIUO_Sarg chromosome 1, RoL_Sarg_1.0, whole genome shotgun sequence includes these proteins:
- the LOC144076083 gene encoding tripartite motif-containing protein 54-like produces the protein MSLSQLKKGRAEREAEFANLEKQLMCPICLELLQKPIVILPCQHNLCRKCADELHQSQNISRLSSGTICCPSCHHEVVLDRHGVYGLRRNLLAENIIDIYKHEVCAHSGNRPLPLPPSPPAQVICSQHADEKVNIYCITCKLAVCSLCKVFGEHQSCQVQSLEDAVQNKKDELRESVASVVEINQKIQAIMDELDETCRKIEETCKTQKQNVCDKFRRMASIAEERFSAMTERITNEEEAKAGGVRLLVRCYGDSVEANRKLLEKAVSALEDPDMVDFVQNSKELITKVKAASSFHRVETHKPSDQKMRRYRCNFRQQERAITAIDFIAFEDPLESMQNAEHSEAEDTPTEVPILHAEPTLVLPESTIQEDIECEKVQLLAKEEAKGEAKECSDSQEEMAAQIDTQQAVIALFYLVAFLVLLQKAWSSIGSFIIR, from the exons ATGTCTCTGAGTCAGCTGAAAAAAGGCAGAGCAGAGCGGGAGGCGGAGTTTGCCAACCTGGAGAAGCAACTGATGTGTCCCATCTGTCTGGAACTTCTCCAAAAGCCCATCGTCATCCTACCATGCCAGCACAATCTATGCAGAAAGTGTGCTGATGAGCTCCACCAG TCTCAGAACATCTCGAGGCTGAGCAGCGGCACCATTTGCTGCCCCTCATGTCACCACGAGGTGGTCCTGGACCGCCACGGTGTCTACGGCTTGCGGCGTAATCTTCTAGCGGAGAACATTATCGACATTTACAAACATGAAGTCTGCGCTCACAGCGGCAACAG gcCCCTCCCTCTCCCACCTTCACCACCTGCTCAGGTGATTTGCTCACAGCACGCGGATGAGAAGGTCAACATCTACTGCATCACCTGCAAGCTGGCCGTCTGCTCCCTATGTAAGGTCTTTGGAGAGCATCAGTCATGCCAGGTGCAATCTCTGGAAGATGCCGTGCAGAATAAAAAG GACGAGCTGAGGGAGAGTGTGGCTTCAGTGGTAGAGATCAACCAGAAAATTCAAGCAATAATGGATGAGCTTGACGAGACGTGCAGGAAAATCGAA GAAACCTGCAAGACTCAGAAACAAAATGTATGCGACAAGTTCAGACGAATGGCCTCAATCGCGGAGGAACGATTTAGT GCCATGACAGAGAGAATCACTAATGAAGAAGAGGCAAAGGCGGGCGGTGTCCGATTGCTGGTCCGTTGCTATGGAGATAGCGTAGAGGCTAACAGGAAATTGTTGGAGAAAGCAGTCAGCGCTTTGGAGGATCCCGACATGGTGGATTTTGTTCAG AACTCCAAAGAGTTGATCACAAA GGTTAAAGCTGCCAGCAGCTTCCATCGGGTTGAGACGCACAAACCAAGTGACCAAAAGATGAGACGTTATCGATGTAACTTCAGGCAGCAGGAACGCGCCATTACTGCCATTGACTTCATTGCAT TTGAAGATCCTTTAGAAAGTATGCAAAATGCAGAACATTCAGAAGCTGAGGACACGCCTACAGAAGTCCCCATTTTGCACGCAGAACCAACACTGGTGCTTCCTGAAAGCACCATCCAGGAAGATATCGAATGTGAGAAGGTGCAACTCCTTGCGAAAGAGGAGGCGAAAGGAGAAGCCAAGGAATGTTCAGACTCCCAAGAGGAAATGGCAGCTCAAATCGACACGCAACAG GCTGTCATTGCGCTGTTCTACCTGGTGGCTTTCCTGGTGCTTCTGCAGAAGGCTTGGTCCTCCATCGGCTCCTTCATCATCAGGTAG